The candidate division KSB1 bacterium DNA segment AACTGATAGGTTTGTTCTACTTTGGAGCGCATCCCGCCGGTGACATCGGTTCCAGCCGAGCCACCCAATTGAGCAATTATCTTCTCATAATTGCTCTGGTCGATCACTGGGATGACTTTTCCTTCAGCGTCTAACACGCCAGGCACATCGCTGATCAACACAATGCGGTGGAAAAAGATATAATCGGTCAATTTCTGTATTTGATCTTCGGTTGAGGCAATGGTGAAATCTTGCTTTTCATCCAACACAATATCGCCGTGGATCAGAGGAATCTGATCAGAGTCCAGTAAAAAGCGGATAGCCCGAGTATCCATGAACAGCAATTTGCCATCCTGGGCCATCGCAATGGCTGATGGTTGAACAGTGATCGGAAACAAGCCTTCCTCGGCACAAAGCTGAAGGATGCGGAGGTTCATTTTGATCATATCCTGCCGGATCTGATAAAACGCCTGCCAACCGAATTGGGCATTGCTTCCCTGCTGCGCTCGATAATTTTTAGCCACAATATGGCCATAGCTGCCAGCGCCATGAGTTAATAGCAAACTCACTTGACCCGTTCGCACGGCCACCAGCAATTCCCGAGCGACCTTGCGCACGCGATCTTCTTTCAGGCTCTCGGGCTTGTTTTTATCCGTGATAAACGACCCCCCAATTTTAACAATCACTCTTTTTCTCAATCTTGATCTCTCCTTCATCAATCCGAACCACATCACCGGTCTGAAATCGATCAATTGCCACTTGGTCGACCGTAGGGATCTCGCTAATGATCGCCCCAACGGCGACGATTGTCTCACATTGTTCAAGAATCATGCCAGCCGGGGCAACATTATTTTTCTTTAATGCATAAAGGATATAAGACCCTACCGTGCTGCCTTTGGCGTGAGGGAACACCAAAATTTTCCCAGCAATGGATTGTCCCTGCAATGGATGTCTCGGCTCTTTGATGATCCCGGTTTTCTGATCTACTGCACCAAAAAAGCTGATGGGCAAATCGGATTTCACAACTTTTCCGCGCGCTTTGCCGGAAAAGATAACTCGTCCTGTCAAGATACTCATCAACATCTCCCTGCGATCCCTGTCAGAAAAAGATACTCAATTGATAGAACCAACCTAACTGGTTTTCATTCTTTAGATTTTTAGGAGTCAGGTTAGCTATCCATCGGATGCTCCCATAGACCTCGAGTGTGAAAAATTTGATCGGTTATTTTGTCACCCCGCTGATAGGTGAACCTGAAGGATTTTTCTTTTTGGATTTTCACCCGTTGAGCTCATCTATTTTTCGGGCAATATGGTCTGACGACTATCAGCTCCGATTCTTGAATTGCAAGTTAAAAATGCCCATTGATCGCCGCTTGAACACATTGTTCCGTCGTCCCATAACGGACAACGGCCGCCTGATGAGATGGCAAATAAGTCGCGGCTTTGGCCGAGTTGGTCGCAATATATTTGATCCCCATCTCCTCAAGTGGGGCGACCACCATGCAGGTATCGGCCAATACTTTTCCACCAGCCCTTTCGATGATTTCGAGCCAGCCGTTGGCTCTGGCATCCTCTCGGACAATGGCGGAAGTGGCGATCCATAATGGTTTTTTCAATTGGCGCTGGCCAATCATTTCTGCAATCACTCTCAATTCTTCCAGCGAGGCGTGAGGACATCCCAGCGTTACCAGGTCGATTTGATTGCCTTGCTGATTCAATACGATTCTTGCGTCTTCCAGATATTGAATTTCGATCACAGCCGCATTTTGCTTGATCATTCGCTCGCCATAGGATATTGCCTCGGGCGTAAAATCCTCGATGTGGTACAGCGCCACCGCTCCGGAAGCTGCCATCGCTGCTCCCAATGCTTTGAGGCAGACTATCCGCGCGGTTTCATCGGCTGGCAGATCGATCCCATGAAAAAATGGAACGCCATTCCCAATCTTTTTGCCGACTACATAACCCAGCAAACCAAAATCAGCCGATGATTTTAATTGGCAATTGACCAAAACCCGGTGCGTCGCTAATCGGTTTTCATGAAGATGCAATCCAAATCGTGGTGTTCGACCGCAAAATGCGGCTGCTAATGCTGAGGGCCCCCCTTCTCGATTCGTTCTCGCCCCTAAGACCGAATTAGCGTAACACACTGCAGAAGATTCGCTCCAGGCAATATGCTCCCCCTTCTGGGGCACAATTCCGATGTGATACGGTGTACAGGTTAATGTCGCCCGCACGCCCATTCGTTTCAGCGCTTCGATAATCTCGAGCTGCTTTTGCGCAAATTCCTCGGGAAATCCCAGCTGCCGCCACAACTGCCGATCGATCCCAGCCGGATTCATAAATGCTGGGATATGAACCCGGGCATTCTGATCGGCCCAATCGCGCAAAAATTCCAACCCTGGATCGCCGATGTTTTTATAGCTGACTCCTGCGATCTGGGCAGAAGTTACCGCTACCATTTCTTTCGCCCCATAGATTTGGCCCAGAGCAACCAGAATCTCTATGGCTTTTTTTAAGCCAAGTCCGTGTTTGCCGTCTAATAATGCTTGTTCTTTTTTAGTAAGCTTCATGAAAAATGAGCTCCCACAGAACTGAAATGCCACAGAAATGCCTTTTGAATCGGAAAAAAATGATTTCAGACAGCCGATCTGGGATCTGAAATGATCCGATGCTGATTATTAAATTGCCTCAGCGTGATCATCCATCATTAAACGGGCATCGGCTCATTATTTGGTCACATACGGTCGTTCCACCGTATAAGTCAGCGTGAAATCCCCATTGGACGATCGGACCCGATGCGATTGATCAACCCCCCAATTGTCCTGCGCTGAATGCGTGACAAAAATATCGCCTAATGACTCAGCCGTTGTGACATCGGCATCGTAGCCTGTAAAAAAGATATGAATGTTTGCACCGTTGTAAACGCGTACCCGAACCCGCTTGAACCAATTGCCTCCGACTAACTCGCGGCTGGAGCCAGAATTCAAATCCATCTGATTACTGAGCGACGTGTAATCACAGTTCACCGCACCATAGAAAAATAGCTCGCCAGAACCAGCATTATCCTCGTCGTTATGCACCTCGATCTTTCTGAAGGTGACGATAAACAGCTCTTCATCGGCAGCCGGCTTCGCGTCCAGATCTTTTATCCGATAATGCAACACAAAATCGTTATTGCTCGAGGCACGCTGGTTGCAGCCA contains these protein-coding regions:
- a CDS encoding DUF126 domain-containing protein, which translates into the protein MSILTGRVIFSGKARGKVVKSDLPISFFGAVDQKTGIIKEPRHPLQGQSIAGKILVFPHAKGSTVGSYILYALKKNNVAPAGMILEQCETIVAVGAIISEIPTVDQVAIDRFQTGDVVRIDEGEIKIEKKSDC
- a CDS encoding aconitase X catalytic domain-containing protein, which gives rise to MKLTKKEQALLDGKHGLGLKKAIEILVALGQIYGAKEMVAVTSAQIAGVSYKNIGDPGLEFLRDWADQNARVHIPAFMNPAGIDRQLWRQLGFPEEFAQKQLEIIEALKRMGVRATLTCTPYHIGIVPQKGEHIAWSESSAVCYANSVLGARTNREGGPSALAAAFCGRTPRFGLHLHENRLATHRVLVNCQLKSSADFGLLGYVVGKKIGNGVPFFHGIDLPADETARIVCLKALGAAMAASGAVALYHIEDFTPEAISYGERMIKQNAAVIEIQYLEDARIVLNQQGNQIDLVTLGCPHASLEELRVIAEMIGQRQLKKPLWIATSAIVREDARANGWLEIIERAGGKVLADTCMVVAPLEEMGIKYIATNSAKAATYLPSHQAAVVRYGTTEQCVQAAINGHF
- a CDS encoding isopentenyl phosphate kinase; this encodes MRKRVIVKIGGSFITDKNKPESLKEDRVRKVARELLVAVRTGQVSLLLTHGAGSYGHIVAKNYRAQQGSNAQFGWQAFYQIRQDMIKMNLRILQLCAEEGLFPITVQPSAIAMAQDGKLLFMDTRAIRFLLDSDQIPLIHGDIVLDEKQDFTIASTEDQIQKLTDYIFFHRIVLISDVPGVLDAEGKVIPVIDQSNYEKIIAQLGGSAGTDVTGGMRSKVEQTYQLIRENPNIQAIIISGDSEPGSIAKAILGEATRGTKICY